One window of the bacterium genome contains the following:
- a CDS encoding CDGSH iron-sulfur domain-containing protein has translation MSDPRIAARRPAVIELGAGRHAYCSCGQSTKQPFCDGSHAGSEFRPVVFELAEPKTVAICQCKHTGNAPYCDGTHSRLP, from the coding sequence ATGAGTGACCCCAGGATCGCCGCCCGCCGCCCCGCCGTCATCGAGCTGGGTGCCGGACGGCACGCCTACTGCAGCTGCGGGCAGTCCACGAAACAGCCCTTCTGTGACGGCTCCCACGCCGGCTCGGAGTTCCGCCCGGTCGTTTTCGAGCTGGCGGAGCCGAAGACCGTGGCCATCTGCCAGTGCAAGCACACCGGCAATGCGCCGTATTGCGACGGGACCCACAGCCGGCTGCCGTAG
- a CDS encoding UbiA family prenyltransferase, translating to MSLVRRYLSFIKFEHTVFALPFALIALLVAAEGRPASRTLLWVLVAMVGARSAAMAFNRLADRTLDAANPRTADRHLPAGTVSVAGAAVFTVLAAALLVVAAWQLNPLCLKLSPVALLVTLGYSYTKRFTALSHLVLGLGLGIAPVGAWLAVTGSFAPFPLWLSAAVMFWVAGFDTIYACQDVDHDRRVGLHSLASRLGTGRALVLSRVFHVLAIACMAAAFRRAGVLGPVSLVGVLVMAALLAWEQALVRGGDLRRLNRAFFEINSWVGMVLLGVVLVDLYLI from the coding sequence ATGAGCCTGGTCCGTCGCTACCTGTCGTTCATCAAGTTCGAGCACACGGTGTTCGCGCTGCCGTTCGCGCTCATCGCGCTGCTGGTGGCTGCCGAGGGCCGGCCGGCGTCGCGCACGCTGCTGTGGGTGCTGGTGGCGATGGTGGGGGCCCGCAGCGCCGCCATGGCCTTCAACCGGCTGGCCGACCGCACCCTCGACGCGGCCAACCCGCGCACCGCCGACCGGCACCTGCCTGCCGGCACCGTCTCGGTGGCGGGCGCCGCCGTGTTCACGGTATTGGCTGCCGCGTTGCTGGTGGTGGCGGCCTGGCAGCTGAATCCGCTGTGCCTGAAGCTGAGCCCGGTCGCGCTCCTGGTGACGCTGGGCTACTCGTACACGAAGCGGTTCACCGCCCTCTCGCATCTGGTGCTGGGGCTGGGGCTGGGCATCGCGCCGGTGGGGGCCTGGCTGGCGGTGACCGGCTCGTTCGCGCCGTTCCCGCTCTGGCTGTCGGCGGCGGTCATGTTCTGGGTGGCCGGGTTCGACACCATCTACGCCTGCCAGGACGTGGACCATGACCGCCGCGTGGGCCTGCACTCGCTGGCTTCACGCCTGGGCACGGGCAGGGCGCTCGTGCTGTCGCGCGTGTTCCATGTGCTGGCGATCGCCTGCATGGCGGCGGCGTTCCGGCGGGCCGGGGTGCTGGGCCCCGTGTCGCTGGTCGGCGTGCTGGTGATGGCGGCGCTGCTGGCCTGGGAGCAGGCACTCGTGCGCGGCGGCGACCTGCGGCGGCTCAACCGCGCCTTCTTCGAGATCAATTCCTGGGTGGGGATGGTGCTGCTGGGCGTCGTGCTGGTGGATCTCTATCTGATCTGA
- a CDS encoding VOC family protein, whose product MSDLNTKHNRAVWFDIPVADLERAAAFYRAVLGVEVTLDSFGGTAFGVIEHHDGNGGCLVLDPAAITAEGGFLVYLNVDGRIHAAAEQVVKHGGRVVQPVHAIGPHGCRAVIVDSEGNRLALHSTGAP is encoded by the coding sequence ATGAGTGACCTGAATACGAAGCACAACCGTGCCGTCTGGTTCGATATCCCGGTGGCCGACCTCGAGCGGGCCGCTGCATTCTACCGTGCCGTCCTGGGTGTCGAGGTGACGCTCGACAGCTTCGGCGGCACGGCCTTCGGCGTCATCGAACACCACGATGGCAACGGCGGCTGCCTGGTCCTGGATCCCGCGGCAATCACCGCGGAAGGGGGATTCCTCGTCTACCTGAACGTGGACGGACGCATCCACGCCGCCGCGGAGCAGGTCGTGAAGCACGGCGGCCGTGTGGTGCAGCCGGTGCACGCGATCGGGCCGCACGGGTGCCGGGCGGTCATCGTCGACAGTGAGGGCAACCGGCTGGCGCTGCATTCGACGGGTGCACCGTAG
- a CDS encoding TonB-dependent receptor: MTYQGIRAAVPRHTRPPALRAGIHSLYLSAVICLLTLPAAATPVVAAEPAGSASPRIAKTDTVHVVGARLHAGAETRTVEPGQQLADVLRATPFTMVTRGAAGVGDLYADGFRRNDLTVTIDCERCETACPNRMDTRLGQVDLLEIDAATLARDGTSLQSGLGGTVSLRRSLPGSPWLVRGRAEGSAGHAEGVDGTLSVEGRGSRLAARWRQIEAYTDADGNTFTDLYGFARTPATYIREVRAQARLAHGDLRAGHERSRDILFPYLLMDERENDRIEFSGSWLGHRLYFNRTEHLMDNGLRRSLGTTVMSTDAENTMMGAVGDRYEVYARHWDADNVITPVANPGARTNSHMLPDVWRLGAGVRHALGSVDEPWLVLRLGLARTKVHDETQLAAFQRVHAGAELEKWSVPFGVTASRSQLLSGLAMTAAVELAADAPGIEQQFIVVDKPGMSADWVGNPGLSDPLRATLRLVGRRGAVRAEVFATRVSDYPTLVRRLVSNVPCQTYDGVDAMLAGASVRAAWDLVDAGLAWNWGEQIATNAPLAEIQPVLFDLNLRTPRWQGCRARATYQHAAGQGRVDLSQDEERTGAWNRLDLGLELEREGVLYALALDNATNASFTQHLSYQRNPFASGLRVMEPGRTARLSAVFDF; this comes from the coding sequence ATGACTTATCAGGGAATACGCGCGGCCGTGCCGCGCCACACCCGACCGCCTGCGTTGCGGGCCGGGATTCATTCACTGTACCTGTCGGCAGTCATCTGCCTGCTGACGTTGCCCGCGGCGGCGACGCCGGTCGTGGCCGCCGAACCGGCGGGATCCGCATCGCCCCGCATCGCGAAGACCGACACCGTGCACGTGGTCGGTGCACGCCTGCACGCCGGCGCCGAAACGCGTACCGTGGAGCCCGGCCAGCAGCTGGCCGATGTGCTGCGGGCCACGCCGTTCACGATGGTCACCCGGGGCGCAGCCGGCGTCGGCGACCTCTACGCCGACGGCTTCCGCCGCAACGACCTGACCGTGACCATCGACTGCGAACGCTGCGAGACGGCCTGTCCCAACCGCATGGACACGCGCCTGGGCCAGGTCGACCTGCTCGAGATCGACGCGGCCACGCTCGCGCGCGACGGCACCTCGCTGCAGTCGGGCCTGGGCGGCACCGTCAGCCTGCGCCGGTCGTTGCCGGGCTCGCCCTGGCTGGTGCGCGGCCGCGCCGAGGGCTCGGCCGGTCATGCCGAAGGCGTCGACGGCACCTTGTCGGTCGAGGGACGCGGCTCGCGCCTGGCCGCGCGCTGGCGGCAGATCGAGGCCTATACGGACGCCGACGGGAACACGTTCACCGACCTCTACGGCTTCGCGCGCACGCCGGCCACGTACATCCGCGAGGTCCGCGCCCAGGCGCGGCTGGCGCACGGCGACCTGCGCGCCGGCCATGAGCGTTCGCGCGACATCCTGTTCCCGTACCTGCTCATGGATGAACGCGAGAACGACCGCATCGAGTTCTCGGGTTCGTGGCTCGGGCATCGCCTCTACTTCAACCGGACCGAACACCTGATGGACAACGGCCTGCGCCGCAGCCTGGGCACCACCGTGATGTCCACCGACGCCGAGAACACCATGATGGGTGCGGTGGGCGACCGTTACGAGGTCTACGCCCGTCACTGGGATGCCGACAACGTCATCACCCCGGTGGCCAATCCGGGCGCCCGGACCAACAGCCACATGCTGCCCGATGTGTGGCGCCTGGGCGCGGGCGTACGCCATGCCCTCGGCTCCGTCGACGAGCCCTGGCTGGTGCTGCGGCTGGGATTGGCGCGCACGAAGGTCCATGACGAAACGCAGCTGGCGGCGTTCCAGCGTGTGCACGCCGGCGCCGAGCTGGAGAAGTGGTCGGTTCCGTTCGGGGTGACCGCCAGCCGTTCGCAGCTGCTGTCGGGCCTGGCGATGACGGCGGCCGTCGAGCTCGCGGCCGATGCGCCGGGCATCGAGCAGCAGTTCATCGTCGTCGACAAGCCGGGGATGTCGGCGGACTGGGTCGGCAATCCCGGCCTGTCGGATCCGCTGCGCGCCACGCTGCGACTGGTCGGCAGGAGGGGAGCGGTGCGCGCCGAGGTGTTCGCCACGCGCGTGAGCGACTACCCGACGCTGGTCCGCCGCCTGGTCAGCAACGTGCCCTGCCAGACCTACGACGGGGTGGACGCCATGCTTGCCGGCGCCTCTGTGCGGGCCGCCTGGGACCTGGTGGACGCGGGGCTGGCCTGGAACTGGGGCGAGCAGATCGCGACGAACGCGCCGCTGGCGGAGATCCAGCCCGTGCTGTTCGACCTGAACCTGCGCACGCCGCGCTGGCAGGGCTGTCGCGCGCGCGCCACCTACCAGCATGCCGCAGGGCAGGGCCGCGTCGACCTCTCGCAGGACGAGGAACGGACCGGCGCCTGGAACCGCCTGGATCTCGGCCTGGAACTGGAGCGTGAAGGGGTGCTCTACGCGTTGGCGCTGGACAACGCCACGAACGCCTCCTTCACCCAGCACCTGTCGTACCAGCGCAACCCGTTCGCTTCGGGACTGCGGGTCATGGAGCCGGGGCGCACGGCGCGCCTGAGTGCGGTGTTCGACTTCTGA
- a CDS encoding DMT family protein, which translates to MKPIAISIGLLVCSNVFMTFAWYAHLKELNHKPWLVAVVVSWGITLLEYYFQVPANRIGHTVLSVGHLKIIQEVVTLVVFVPFSVWYLREPLKLDYLWAGLCLMGAVFFMFRSKLVGA; encoded by the coding sequence GTGAAGCCCATCGCCATTTCGATTGGATTGCTGGTCTGCAGCAACGTGTTCATGACGTTTGCCTGGTACGCCCACCTGAAGGAACTGAACCACAAACCGTGGCTGGTTGCGGTGGTGGTCAGCTGGGGCATTACACTGCTGGAGTACTACTTCCAGGTACCGGCCAACCGCATCGGGCACACGGTGCTCAGCGTGGGGCACCTGAAGATCATCCAGGAGGTGGTGACGCTGGTGGTGTTCGTGCCGTTCTCGGTGTGGTACCTCCGCGAGCCGCTGAAGCTGGACTATCTCTGGGCGGGGCTGTGCCTGATGGGTGCGGTGTTCTTCATGTTCCGCTCGAAGCTGGTGGGCGCCTGA
- a CDS encoding outer membrane beta-barrel protein codes for MNKQIAWTALAVLMLVAPAAMAEYSDDEGKAFGFRVGYGAEPDQFVFGLQADMGPTYGRLHFVPSIDVGLGSEMTTMSLNSDFKIFMPLPNSSLLFYGLAGPTLSHWILDEAEDDTEIGFSLGAGARVEFGDIGWYNLEARFGTGDIPELRIMAGLLFGSR; via the coding sequence ATGAACAAGCAGATTGCGTGGACCGCGCTGGCAGTCCTCATGCTCGTCGCGCCGGCAGCGATGGCCGAATACAGTGACGACGAAGGAAAGGCCTTCGGATTCCGTGTCGGATACGGGGCGGAACCTGACCAGTTCGTCTTCGGCCTCCAGGCCGACATGGGCCCGACTTACGGTCGGCTGCACTTCGTACCGAGTATTGACGTGGGTCTCGGAAGCGAAATGACTACCATGAGCCTCAACAGCGATTTCAAGATCTTCATGCCACTCCCCAATTCGTCCCTGCTGTTCTACGGACTGGCTGGCCCGACACTGTCGCACTGGATCCTGGACGAAGCGGAGGATGACACCGAGATCGGCTTCTCGCTCGGCGCGGGCGCGCGAGTCGAATTCGGTGACATCGGCTGGTACAATCTGGAGGCCCGCTTTGGTACCGGCGACATTCCGGAGTTGAGGATCATGGCGGGGCTGCTGTTCGGAAGCCGCTGA
- a CDS encoding serine/threonine protein kinase gives MDTPRFQRLKDVVAGALARPAGEREAFVRAQCADDAELRQEALSLLARDIAPAGAGVTADVAGRIGRAAAHAVGEERRPETIGSYRILETLGEGGMGTVYRALQQEPLQREVALKVIRGGFGGTAAAARFTAESQALAVMNHPHIAHVFEVGSTESGRPWFAMELVTGLPVTAYCDEHRLRLPQRLALFEQVCHAVQHAHQRGIIHRDLKPSNVMVAEVDGVASPRIIDFGIAKAIADDPGSGGLRTEAGALLGTLEYMSPEQAAGDPAQVDTRSDIYSLGVLLYELVCGRLPFESGTLRAVAGLESVRILKEKDPPRPSLRLIANDPGTTTAAAARATEPGTLRRQVRGDLDWVVMKALEKDPNRRYQTAHELALDIARSRHDQPVTAGPPGLRYRSAKFARRHRVGVVAASAVLVAILAGTTLAVTGLVRATREQKRAETEAATTRAINEFLSDMLVAVQPDNARGREVTVREILDAASTRLDQEERFAAAPEVAASLSFTIGDTYLELGEYDLALRFLERALEIRRRLLDSADERVIVTIDRIGRVHWEKGDLEESLRRCEEIRAIRERTVGRLHPEYAAVMGNLGNTYADLGRYAEAERCLREALAIDRQVLPDEQGADLALSLNNLATLLADQERFAEAVELHRESLELRRRFHGEPSPAVLTALGNLGFAQTGLGEYEAAEQTLSDAAREAEAIYGAAHPQTALIWKNLGVALQKQGRFAEAEQLFRRSLEVFVTTAGARAWRAGAVRASLGALLAETNRYAEAETELLAAWDILTAALDSDSKAVRGVARSLAGLYRLQGDSFLAATWDQRALGESRQPLS, from the coding sequence GTGGACACCCCGCGCTTCCAGCGATTGAAGGACGTGGTGGCCGGCGCCCTCGCCAGGCCTGCCGGGGAGCGCGAGGCGTTCGTTCGCGCGCAGTGCGCCGACGATGCCGAACTGCGGCAGGAGGCGCTGTCGCTGCTGGCGCGCGACATCGCCCCGGCGGGCGCCGGGGTCACCGCCGACGTGGCGGGGCGCATCGGCAGGGCGGCGGCGCACGCGGTCGGCGAGGAAAGGCGTCCCGAGACCATCGGGAGCTACCGCATCCTCGAGACCCTGGGCGAAGGCGGCATGGGCACGGTCTATCGTGCCCTGCAGCAGGAGCCGTTGCAGCGTGAAGTGGCGCTAAAGGTGATCCGGGGCGGCTTCGGCGGCACGGCGGCCGCGGCGCGGTTCACCGCCGAGAGCCAGGCGCTGGCGGTCATGAACCATCCGCACATCGCCCACGTCTTCGAGGTGGGGAGCACGGAATCCGGCCGGCCGTGGTTCGCGATGGAACTGGTGACCGGCCTTCCCGTCACGGCCTACTGCGACGAGCACCGACTGCGCCTGCCGCAACGGCTGGCACTGTTCGAACAGGTCTGCCACGCCGTCCAGCACGCGCACCAGCGCGGCATCATCCACCGCGACCTGAAGCCGTCCAACGTGATGGTGGCCGAGGTGGACGGCGTGGCGTCGCCCCGCATCATCGACTTCGGCATCGCGAAGGCGATCGCGGACGATCCCGGAAGTGGAGGACTGCGCACCGAGGCCGGCGCGCTCCTGGGTACGCTCGAGTACATGAGCCCGGAGCAGGCCGCCGGCGATCCGGCGCAGGTCGACACGCGTTCCGACATCTATTCGCTGGGCGTGCTTCTCTACGAGCTGGTCTGCGGTCGGTTGCCGTTCGAATCGGGAACACTGCGCGCGGTCGCGGGGCTGGAGTCGGTGCGCATCCTGAAGGAGAAGGACCCGCCCCGGCCCAGCCTGCGCCTGATTGCGAACGACCCCGGCACCACGACGGCGGCCGCGGCCCGCGCCACCGAACCGGGGACGCTGCGGCGGCAGGTCCGCGGCGATCTCGACTGGGTCGTCATGAAGGCGCTGGAGAAGGATCCCAACCGCCGCTACCAGACAGCCCACGAACTGGCACTGGACATCGCGCGCAGCCGTCACGACCAGCCGGTCACGGCGGGGCCACCCGGGCTCCGCTACCGTTCCGCCAAGTTCGCGCGCCGGCATCGCGTGGGCGTCGTGGCCGCCTCGGCGGTCCTGGTGGCGATCCTGGCCGGCACGACGCTGGCCGTCACCGGCCTGGTGCGCGCGACGCGCGAACAGAAGCGGGCCGAGACAGAGGCCGCCACCACCCGCGCCATCAACGAGTTCCTTTCCGATATGCTCGTGGCTGTCCAGCCGGACAATGCGCGCGGCAGGGAAGTCACGGTCCGTGAGATCCTGGACGCAGCGTCGACGCGCCTGGACCAGGAGGAGCGGTTCGCCGCGGCGCCCGAGGTCGCGGCGTCGTTGAGCTTCACCATCGGCGACACATACCTGGAACTGGGCGAATACGACCTGGCCCTGCGATTCCTCGAGCGCGCGCTGGAGATCCGGCGCCGGCTGCTGGATTCCGCCGACGAGCGGGTGATCGTCACCATCGACCGCATCGGCCGTGTCCACTGGGAGAAGGGTGACCTGGAGGAATCCCTGCGCCGCTGCGAGGAGATCCGCGCAATCCGCGAGCGCACGGTCGGCCGCCTGCACCCGGAGTACGCCGCCGTCATGGGCAACCTTGGCAACACCTACGCCGACCTGGGCCGCTACGCCGAGGCCGAGCGTTGCCTGCGAGAGGCCCTGGCCATTGACCGACAGGTCCTGCCGGATGAGCAGGGTGCCGACCTGGCCCTGTCGTTGAACAACCTGGCCACCCTGCTCGCGGACCAGGAGAGGTTCGCCGAGGCGGTCGAGCTGCATCGCGAGTCGTTGGAGCTACGCCGCCGCTTCCACGGCGAACCCAGCCCGGCGGTGCTGACGGCGCTGGGCAACCTGGGCTTCGCGCAGACCGGTCTGGGCGAGTACGAGGCGGCCGAGCAGACGTTGAGCGATGCCGCGCGCGAAGCCGAGGCCATCTACGGTGCGGCGCATCCCCAGACGGCTCTGATCTGGAAGAACCTGGGGGTGGCCCTGCAGAAGCAGGGGCGGTTCGCGGAGGCGGAACAGCTCTTCCGCCGGTCGCTGGAGGTGTTCGTGACGACCGCAGGAGCGCGGGCCTGGCGGGCGGGCGCGGTCCGCGCCAGTTTGGGCGCACTTCTGGCCGAGACGAACCGGTACGCGGAGGCTGAAACGGAACTGCTCGCGGCGTGGGACATCCTGACGGCGGCGCTCGACAGCGACAGCAAGGCCGTGCGCGGGGTTGCCCGGTCGCTGGCCGGTCTCTACCGGCTGCAGGGCGATTCTTTCCTCGCCGCAACGTGGGACCAGCGGGCGCTGGGGGAATCCAGGCAGCCGCTGAGCTGA
- a CDS encoding RNA polymerase subunit sigma-70, which translates to MDDAPTPVTRLLQNLDLASPDQAEELLQLVYAELRSLAAGYLRREQAAHTLQPTALVHEAYLRMVGARAIDWQGRAHFFGIAARSMRQILVDHARQRQSAKRGGGAQHVTIRTDLLGDDDHTCGILDLHEALERLSNLDQSTGQLVELRFFAGLTLDEAAAVVGVSRRKAAKDWSVARLWLSRELSRD; encoded by the coding sequence ATGGACGACGCCCCCACACCGGTGACCCGCCTGCTGCAGAACCTGGATCTCGCCAGCCCCGACCAGGCCGAAGAACTCCTGCAACTGGTGTACGCGGAGCTGCGGTCGCTGGCCGCCGGCTACCTGCGCCGGGAGCAGGCTGCCCACACCCTGCAGCCCACCGCCCTGGTCCACGAAGCCTACCTGCGGATGGTTGGCGCCCGCGCCATCGACTGGCAGGGCCGCGCCCACTTCTTCGGCATCGCCGCGCGCTCCATGCGCCAGATCCTGGTCGATCATGCCCGGCAGCGACAATCCGCCAAGCGTGGCGGCGGTGCCCAGCACGTCACGATCCGGACAGACCTGCTTGGTGACGACGACCACACGTGCGGCATCCTCGACCTTCATGAAGCGCTGGAGCGCTTGAGCAACCTGGACCAGAGCACCGGCCAGCTGGTGGAGCTGCGCTTCTTCGCCGGGCTGACGCTGGACGAGGCCGCGGCCGTCGTCGGTGTCTCGCGTCGCAAGGCGGCCAAGGACTGGTCGGTGGCGCGGCTCTGGCTGAGCCGCGAACTGAGTCGGGACTGA
- a CDS encoding thiol-activated cytolysin family protein gives MMKTTRKPIGALALMILAALMGGCSEDAAAPDNVVVADVNEFLVGLPTWEQFSPNQGDSETAVGDPETIEEAVDGQEFVCETTPFSITRTPDKIVTMNPDLEVLWPGSLLQGQGYAMGIGSLAELPIRERAPLTIAIDLLTSNNTRTVAEPTLATVNQAIGELIQAATDAGHAAGSNVLFTQERMHTVSQGLLKMGLSAKYTGAEINSNLEVSYSAERTNVTAYFIQRMFTVSVVLPSTPQAFFSEDLSADKLQEQVDRGRIGPDNLPVFVSNISYGRMLVFSLSSQATEAEIQSTLNVVLESGGSGGGANLTAEQQALMENAQIKVVTVGGDASHALALIRSGNLSEFFRTDATLTSARPISYTIRNLADNTIAKVSETTQYSLRQCAPAVLVPTGAEYEITMQQLTYVDWGGLLCGGVCPLITGYDFYVNDQAGQQHLATYDPAVGAAMCEGNSWPLQWNGGAAQVRTVRLHNDGRDSVRLFGNIRQVSPFVSWDLTYRNTMPTGNLAYTRWDTPSGECWRYRITFNVRKTGDLYD, from the coding sequence ATGATGAAGACCACGCGCAAACCCATTGGAGCCCTCGCGCTCATGATCCTTGCCGCGCTCATGGGCGGCTGTTCCGAAGATGCTGCCGCCCCCGACAACGTCGTCGTCGCGGATGTGAACGAATTCCTGGTCGGCCTTCCGACCTGGGAGCAGTTCTCACCCAACCAGGGCGACTCCGAAACCGCCGTCGGCGATCCCGAGACCATCGAGGAAGCCGTCGACGGCCAGGAATTCGTCTGCGAAACGACTCCGTTCTCGATCACCCGCACCCCCGACAAGATCGTTACCATGAATCCCGACCTGGAGGTGCTCTGGCCCGGTTCGCTGCTGCAGGGCCAGGGCTACGCGATGGGCATCGGGTCGCTGGCCGAACTGCCGATCCGCGAACGCGCGCCGCTGACGATCGCGATCGATCTCCTGACGTCGAACAACACGCGAACCGTCGCCGAACCCACGCTCGCGACGGTCAACCAGGCCATCGGCGAACTGATCCAGGCCGCCACCGACGCCGGGCACGCGGCCGGCAGCAACGTGCTCTTCACGCAGGAACGCATGCACACGGTCAGCCAGGGCCTGCTCAAGATGGGACTCTCGGCGAAGTACACCGGCGCCGAGATCAACTCGAACCTCGAGGTCAGCTACTCGGCCGAACGCACCAACGTCACGGCCTATTTCATCCAGCGCATGTTCACGGTCTCGGTCGTGCTGCCGTCAACGCCCCAGGCCTTCTTCTCGGAAGACCTATCCGCCGACAAGCTGCAGGAGCAGGTGGATCGCGGCCGGATCGGGCCCGACAACCTCCCCGTCTTCGTCTCCAACATCTCCTACGGACGCATGCTGGTCTTCTCCCTCAGTTCGCAGGCGACCGAGGCCGAGATCCAGTCGACGCTCAACGTCGTGCTCGAATCCGGAGGCAGCGGCGGCGGCGCCAACCTGACCGCCGAGCAGCAGGCCCTGATGGAGAATGCGCAGATCAAGGTCGTCACGGTGGGAGGCGATGCGTCCCACGCCCTGGCGCTGATCCGCTCGGGCAACCTGTCCGAGTTCTTCCGCACCGACGCCACGCTGACCTCGGCCCGACCGATCTCCTACACCATCCGCAACCTGGCCGACAACACCATCGCCAAGGTCAGCGAGACGACGCAGTACAGCCTGCGGCAATGCGCGCCGGCCGTCCTGGTGCCGACGGGAGCCGAGTACGAGATCACGATGCAGCAGCTCACGTACGTGGACTGGGGCGGGCTTCTTTGCGGCGGCGTCTGCCCGTTGATTACGGGCTACGACTTCTACGTCAACGACCAGGCCGGGCAGCAGCACCTGGCGACCTACGATCCGGCCGTCGGCGCCGCCATGTGCGAGGGCAACTCCTGGCCCCTGCAGTGGAACGGGGGCGCCGCGCAGGTGAGGACGGTGCGCCTGCACAACGACGGCCGCGATTCGGTGCGGCTCTTCGGCAACATCCGCCAGGTCAGTCCCTTCGTGAGCTGGGACCTGACCTACCGCAACACGATGCCGACCGGCAACCTCGCCTACACCCGGTGGGACACGCCTTCCGGCGAATGCTGGCGGTACCGCATCACCTTCAACGTGCGGAAGACCGGGGATCTCTACGACTGA
- a CDS encoding helix-turn-helix domain-containing protein encodes MIRNDTEHQNAVARIRAERERIDSTGAVLASQGLKPDEIKRALDPLVSFHLQLVEEVEAYEQLQRGEFGTLINLHGVGRLLISLRIYSGLTQRDLAARLGIHESQVSRDERNEYHGITVGRATRILEILGARVSSTVEAVDPPEEVEV; translated from the coding sequence ATGATCCGGAACGACACTGAACACCAGAACGCTGTCGCACGAATCCGCGCTGAACGTGAGCGCATCGACTCGACCGGCGCTGTGCTGGCGTCGCAGGGGCTCAAGCCCGACGAGATCAAGCGCGCGCTGGATCCGCTCGTCTCGTTCCATCTGCAACTCGTGGAAGAGGTCGAAGCCTACGAACAGCTGCAGCGCGGCGAATTCGGCACGCTCATCAACCTGCACGGCGTTGGCCGGCTGCTGATCTCGCTGCGCATCTACAGCGGATTGACGCAGCGTGACCTGGCCGCCAGGTTGGGCATCCATGAGTCCCAGGTCTCGCGCGACGAGCGCAACGAATACCATGGAATCACTGTGGGGCGGGCTACCCGGATTCTCGAGATTCTCGGGGCCAGAGTTTCGAGCACCGTTGAAGCCGTGGATCCGCCTGAGGAAGTGGAGGTTTAG